The Bacillus sp. Marseille-Q1617 genome has a segment encoding these proteins:
- a CDS encoding YwiC-like family protein, which translates to MIVIMVLPKQHGAWAMLLIPYILGISASTFHLIHIPLFIGWFLLYLATYPLILVVKGKKVSFYSKWAFGYLAASFVFLTIVLVYDWQMVFFGLAMIPFFLLNIYFVKTKNERALANDLFAICVFCIGGLASFYVSTGSLTVEGWNIALLSFLYFAGSTFFIKSMIREKKNTRFKWWSWGYHAFVIFLLFLWKESWMWTLPYVPSLIRAISLHGKKLTIMQLGIIEIINSFFFLLLTTILL; encoded by the coding sequence ATGATTGTGATAATGGTCCTTCCCAAACAACATGGTGCCTGGGCTATGCTATTGATTCCTTATATCCTGGGGATCTCTGCAAGCACCTTTCACCTTATTCACATTCCTTTGTTTATTGGCTGGTTCTTACTGTATCTTGCCACTTATCCTTTGATCCTGGTCGTGAAGGGGAAAAAGGTGTCCTTCTATAGTAAATGGGCATTCGGTTATTTAGCCGCGTCATTCGTTTTTTTAACAATCGTTTTGGTTTATGACTGGCAAATGGTCTTCTTCGGCTTAGCAATGATTCCTTTCTTTCTATTAAACATCTACTTTGTAAAGACAAAAAATGAGCGGGCACTTGCGAATGATCTATTCGCCATTTGTGTATTTTGTATTGGGGGGCTTGCCAGTTTTTACGTGAGTACAGGCAGTCTGACTGTTGAAGGGTGGAATATTGCTCTGTTGTCATTCTTGTATTTTGCAGGTAGTACATTTTTTATTAAATCAATGATAAGAGAAAAGAAAAACACAAGGTTCAAATGGTGGTCATGGGGCTATCATGCATTTGTCATTTTCCTGCTATTCCTTTGGAAGGAATCCTGGATGTGGACGCTGCCATACGTTCCAAGCTTGATCCGGGCCATTTCCCTTCACGGTAAAAAATTGACAATCATGCAGCTGGGAATCATAGAAATCATAAACTCTTTCTTTTTCCTTCTACTTACAACCATCTTGCTATAA
- a CDS encoding Mrp/NBP35 family ATP-binding protein, with translation MLSGNVIAITSGKGGVGKSTVSTNLAVSLARQGKSVALIDLDIYGFSIPKMMNVDSRPKTFNGKIIPVESHGVKIMSMGFLIKNNDPVVWRGPMLGKMVEHFSKDVMWGELDYCILDMPPGTGDIALDMHLNIPQSKEIIVTTPHQTASIVAERAGTMALKAKHDILGVIENMSYFQPKESSEKYFLFGKGGGDLLAERLDTDVLAKLPIEEPIETSETPSIYCEDTSLFHHYSQLAEAIDQKFK, from the coding sequence ATGCTATCAGGTAATGTAATCGCTATAACAAGTGGAAAAGGCGGAGTAGGAAAATCGACGGTATCAACGAATCTCGCTGTATCTCTCGCAAGACAAGGAAAAAGCGTCGCTTTGATCGATTTGGATATTTACGGCTTCAGCATCCCGAAAATGATGAATGTGGACAGCCGCCCCAAAACTTTCAACGGAAAGATCATTCCTGTGGAGTCTCACGGGGTAAAAATCATGTCGATGGGATTTCTTATAAAAAATAACGACCCTGTCGTCTGGCGCGGACCGATGTTAGGAAAGATGGTCGAGCATTTCAGTAAGGATGTGATGTGGGGAGAGCTGGATTACTGCATTCTCGATATGCCTCCAGGCACCGGGGACATCGCTCTCGATATGCACCTGAACATTCCGCAAAGCAAAGAAATCATTGTCACCACTCCTCATCAAACAGCTTCGATTGTAGCTGAAAGAGCAGGAACTATGGCACTGAAAGCGAAGCACGATATTTTAGGCGTCATTGAAAATATGTCGTACTTTCAGCCGAAAGAAAGCAGTGAAAAATATTTCTTGTTCGGAAAAGGCGGAGGGGATCTGTTAGCAGAGCGATTAGATACAGACGTTTTGGCAAAACTCCCAATCGAAGAACCAATCGAAACGTCTGAAACTCCATCCATTTACTGCGAAGATACCAGCTTATTTCATCACTACAGCCAGCTGGCAGAAGCCATAGACCAGAAATTCAAATGA
- a CDS encoding MFS transporter: MRKTLERSFYSKTSQKSFFIILFLIFTSWIGTEQFLHFDMALMGYFISSLIFAIGLTIRMSSWLIRPATHQVIKRSLSNLKTSSRKKRNLISIGKTAFENIFLQKFIFKRGIYRGVQHFLIAWGCIGSFAITFGLTFGWMHFELVDPETYTIVVMGVETISMAAHGLFAEMVYNGLNITATMVLIGVTMALARRIASQDVKVTQRAEFDLFPLYLLLSVTGTGLLLTVSYALLDGWMHHYMTLIHQVTVVVLLVYFPFGKLFHLPIRPLTTAVPLNYQEQIKVDTRPCLRCGTTYSNDDQISDVKDILAVQNFDLQLEDGSYLSDYCLPCRRRIRVMKQLNAKPHLKSSDPISTLNGIQMGGFSKKRTDDYYKFPEDVQKEIDQYKEKGGSQK; this comes from the coding sequence ATGAGAAAGACGCTCGAACGCTCGTTTTATTCAAAAACCAGTCAAAAATCATTTTTCATTATCCTTTTTTTGATTTTCACATCATGGATCGGGACCGAACAGTTTTTACATTTTGATATGGCTTTAATGGGGTATTTTATTTCTTCCTTAATATTTGCCATCGGATTGACGATACGGATGTCTTCCTGGCTCATCCGGCCGGCGACCCATCAGGTTATCAAACGGAGTCTCTCGAATTTGAAAACCAGTTCAAGGAAAAAACGTAATTTAATTTCAATCGGTAAAACCGCATTTGAGAATATCTTTTTACAGAAATTCATTTTTAAAAGAGGGATCTACCGTGGTGTACAGCATTTCCTTATTGCCTGGGGGTGCATAGGATCCTTTGCGATTACATTCGGTCTGACGTTCGGCTGGATGCACTTCGAACTTGTCGATCCCGAAACCTACACCATTGTTGTGATGGGAGTAGAGACGATTTCGATGGCCGCTCATGGATTATTCGCAGAAATGGTATATAACGGCTTAAACATCACCGCCACGATGGTGCTGATCGGTGTCACCATGGCACTTGCAAGAAGGATTGCGAGTCAGGACGTGAAAGTGACACAGCGTGCGGAATTTGATTTATTTCCTTTATATTTACTGCTTTCGGTAACGGGTACAGGACTTTTACTTACTGTTTCATATGCACTGTTAGATGGTTGGATGCACCATTACATGACACTGATCCATCAGGTTACCGTGGTCGTCTTACTCGTATACTTCCCATTCGGCAAACTGTTCCACCTGCCGATCCGCCCGCTGACAACAGCTGTACCGTTGAATTATCAGGAACAGATAAAAGTGGATACGAGACCATGTCTGAGATGCGGAACCACCTATAGCAACGATGATCAAATCAGTGATGTAAAAGACATTCTGGCTGTTCAAAACTTTGATCTCCAGCTTGAAGACGGAAGTTATCTTTCTGACTACTGCCTGCCGTGCCGCCGCAGAATCAGGGTGATGAAACAACTGAATGCAAAGCCGCATTTAAAGAGCAGCGATCCGATATCAACACTGAATGGGATTCAAATGGGCGGATTCAGTAAAAAGAGAACAGACGATTATTACAAATTCCCTGAAGATGTCCAAAAAGAAATCGATCAGTACAAGGAAAAAGGAGGCAGTCAAAAATGA
- the fdhF gene encoding formate dehydrogenase subunit alpha, with translation MSQYIAKEGVKNLHKPGEELITTHCCYCGMQCGMHIRVNKKSGQVVGVEPRYDWPVTKGKMCPKGVTAYQTIEHEERILTPLIKKNGEFVKASWNEALDLIEKNYKRLQAESGKDALSVFGGVSMTNEKCYLVGKYARVGLGTRFIDYNGRFCMSSAAGGFLKTLGIDRGSTLPWPELEHTDCFFIAGSNTAECHPTSIQWLWKAKDKGAKLIVADPRETPTARVADVHLDLKPGTDSALANGMLHLLIKNNYVDHEYVKKRCNNFEELKKAVEKFTPEHTASITGVSVEKILKAAHIFGLSPRSVVMFARGVEQQSKGVDNVSLYTSMALLRGQIGKFASGVATFTGQGNGQGGREHGQKADLLPGYRKLTDPEAVKYISKVWGIKPEEMPKPGVSAYEMFDEIQKGTIRAMHVVCSNPAVSAPNLEHIWNGFRKLDFLVVSDFFLSETAQFADVVLPAATWAEDEGTTTNLEGRVIRIRKVREPLGESKPDWEILSLIAKRMGKGKHFNYKNAGEIFEEFRLASKGGKADYYGITWDRIDKESGVFWPCPSEDHPGTPTMFTEKFGTPDGKANLPSVAWKEAGEIPTKEYPLFLTTGRVVFHYLSGAQTRRVKFLMEQCPEPYAEMHPALASKYGLEDGDLVKLITPRSHMIVKTKLTKATRRDTVFVPYHWGKELAVNQLTNPCLDPISRMPEFKVCALKLEKQH, from the coding sequence ATGAGTCAGTATATCGCAAAAGAAGGAGTAAAGAACCTTCACAAACCAGGCGAAGAGCTCATTACGACCCACTGCTGCTATTGCGGCATGCAGTGCGGGATGCATATACGTGTAAATAAGAAGTCGGGTCAGGTAGTTGGAGTTGAACCGCGCTATGACTGGCCTGTCACTAAAGGGAAAATGTGTCCGAAAGGTGTAACGGCCTATCAGACAATCGAACATGAAGAGCGAATTCTGACGCCGCTGATCAAGAAAAACGGAGAGTTCGTGAAAGCAAGCTGGAACGAAGCACTCGACTTGATTGAAAAGAACTACAAACGACTGCAAGCTGAAAGCGGGAAGGACGCCTTGTCTGTATTCGGGGGTGTCTCGATGACAAACGAAAAGTGCTATTTGGTTGGAAAATACGCGCGAGTCGGACTGGGCACTAGATTCATTGATTATAACGGCCGCTTCTGTATGAGTTCAGCTGCAGGAGGATTTCTGAAAACGCTGGGTATTGACAGGGGATCGACGCTCCCATGGCCGGAACTTGAACATACCGATTGTTTCTTTATCGCTGGTTCCAATACCGCGGAATGCCATCCTACAAGCATACAATGGCTGTGGAAAGCGAAAGACAAAGGGGCGAAGCTGATAGTGGCTGACCCGAGGGAAACGCCGACAGCCCGTGTGGCAGATGTTCATTTGGATTTGAAACCCGGTACGGATTCAGCACTTGCGAACGGAATGCTTCATCTCCTAATAAAAAACAATTACGTCGACCATGAATACGTTAAAAAAAGATGCAATAACTTTGAAGAACTAAAGAAAGCAGTTGAGAAATTCACACCGGAGCATACGGCCAGCATTACGGGCGTATCCGTTGAAAAAATCTTGAAAGCTGCACATATTTTCGGATTATCTCCTCGTTCAGTCGTCATGTTTGCCAGAGGGGTGGAACAGCAGTCTAAAGGGGTGGATAATGTTTCCCTCTATACATCAATGGCACTTCTCAGAGGACAAATTGGAAAGTTTGCCTCTGGCGTAGCCACTTTCACCGGGCAAGGAAACGGTCAGGGAGGAAGGGAGCACGGTCAAAAAGCCGATCTTCTGCCGGGATACCGCAAATTGACGGATCCGGAGGCAGTCAAATATATATCCAAAGTATGGGGGATCAAACCCGAGGAAATGCCGAAACCTGGTGTATCAGCTTATGAAATGTTTGATGAAATTCAAAAAGGCACCATTCGAGCTATGCATGTCGTTTGCAGTAACCCTGCCGTATCAGCCCCGAATCTGGAACACATCTGGAACGGCTTCAGAAAACTTGATTTCCTTGTGGTAAGTGACTTCTTCCTATCCGAAACCGCACAATTTGCGGATGTCGTCCTGCCTGCTGCAACATGGGCAGAAGATGAAGGGACGACCACGAACCTTGAAGGCCGTGTCATCAGGATCCGTAAAGTGCGGGAGCCTTTAGGTGAATCAAAACCTGACTGGGAAATCCTCAGTCTCATTGCCAAACGAATGGGCAAAGGGAAGCATTTCAATTACAAAAATGCAGGAGAAATCTTCGAAGAATTCCGCTTGGCATCAAAAGGCGGAAAAGCAGATTATTACGGTATCACCTGGGACCGTATCGATAAAGAAAGCGGAGTCTTCTGGCCTTGTCCTTCTGAAGATCATCCGGGTACCCCGACAATGTTTACAGAGAAGTTTGGAACGCCTGATGGGAAGGCGAACCTGCCAAGTGTTGCATGGAAAGAGGCAGGAGAAATTCCCACTAAGGAATATCCATTATTTTTAACTACCGGACGTGTCGTGTTCCACTATTTATCCGGGGCCCAAACGAGAAGGGTCAAATTCCTGATGGAGCAATGTCCTGAACCATATGCAGAAATGCACCCGGCACTTGCAAGTAAATACGGATTAGAGGATGGGGATTTGGTGAAATTGATCACCCCCCGCTCACATATGATTGTAAAAACCAAATTAACCAAGGCGACGAGAAGGGATACAGTATTTGTCCCGTATCACTGGGGGAAGGAATTAGCGGTCAATCAGCTGACGAATCCATGTTTAGACCCCATTTCTAGAATGCCAGAATTTAAAGTGTGCGCCTTGAAGCTTGAGAAACAACATTAA
- a CDS encoding 4Fe-4S dicluster domain-containing protein, with the protein MNKIMYLEFERCIGCRACQAACRECGDHDAKERNYVEYVDFMESRQTYPMLCMQCKDPACARVCPANAIQITEEGVVLSAMEEKCIGCRNCTFGCPFGIPKFDFEENKMYKCDMCYDRSKHDIAPMCASVCPSDAIRFIDFDEMQQLRRKRSQMNLVEGKKPQEGNKWDYVPEFFGVYTD; encoded by the coding sequence ATGAATAAAATCATGTATCTGGAATTTGAACGGTGCATTGGCTGCCGGGCCTGCCAAGCGGCTTGCCGCGAGTGCGGTGATCATGATGCAAAAGAAAGAAACTATGTGGAATATGTTGATTTCATGGAAAGCCGCCAGACGTATCCAATGCTCTGTATGCAATGTAAAGATCCCGCTTGTGCGCGTGTCTGTCCGGCAAATGCCATCCAAATAACAGAAGAAGGGGTCGTTCTTTCAGCAATGGAAGAAAAATGCATCGGCTGCCGTAATTGTACTTTTGGATGTCCATTCGGAATACCGAAGTTTGATTTTGAAGAAAACAAAATGTACAAATGCGATATGTGCTACGATCGCTCAAAACATGATATTGCCCCGATGTGTGCATCTGTTTGTCCGAGTGACGCAATTCGCTTTATCGATTTTGATGAAATGCAGCAGCTTCGCAGAAAGCGATCCCAGATGAACCTCGTAGAAGGGAAGAAACCACAGGAAGGAAACAAGTGGGATTACGTTCCGGAATTCTTTGGAGTATATACAGATTAA
- a CDS encoding ubiquinol-cytochrome c reductase iron-sulfur subunit → MPQDHKNKRNSKDTKDEMIHLIDNLNRDDDLKYNRRAFLKSAVGASITLGLATLPFSAIALNREEDDTNRKMITQLKDLPKDSSMNFNYPTDDEPAILVHTKEGKLKAYNNKCTHLQCPVFYEKEESVLLCPCHRGFFSVDNGQPLAGPPQRELPLIELEVKDGVVYAVGRKVRHGE, encoded by the coding sequence ATGCCTCAAGATCATAAAAACAAACGCAACAGTAAAGATACCAAGGATGAAATGATTCATCTAATCGATAACCTGAACCGTGATGATGACCTGAAATACAATCGTCGGGCTTTCCTGAAGTCTGCAGTGGGGGCATCGATCACGCTGGGGTTAGCGACTCTTCCGTTTTCAGCGATTGCCCTGAATAGAGAAGAAGACGACACGAACCGGAAGATGATTACACAATTAAAAGATCTGCCAAAAGACAGTTCAATGAATTTTAATTATCCGACTGATGATGAGCCTGCAATCCTGGTTCATACCAAAGAAGGAAAACTGAAAGCATACAATAATAAATGCACACATCTTCAGTGCCCGGTGTTTTATGAAAAAGAAGAATCCGTCCTGCTCTGTCCTTGTCACCGGGGGTTTTTCAGTGTGGATAACGGCCAGCCTTTAGCGGGTCCGCCTCAGCGTGAACTGCCTCTGATCGAACTGGAAGTAAAAGATGGAGTGGTGTATGCAGTCGGAAGGAAAGTCCGTCATGGGGAGTAA